CGCAGTTAGGGAGTAATTAGGTTTTCCGATGAGAAACATTTTCGGATTTTCTTAAATACTCTTACACCTATCACATCCGAACATTACAACAGTAACAAACATTACGTTTTACATCCGAGGAGTTTCGATTTCTGGTCATTAGAATGTGTATCATTTCAAGTAATATACCAGTTCTTAGaatttaaatatcaatgattTCTAGtctatttgatttaaacatttagTTTCCGAATATACAAATAGGATTAGACCCAAGTTATTAATGAACTTATGATTCGTCTTCTCTCATTTATCAACAGTAATCCTATTGCAAAATAAgaattaatatttctttaaacTTGTAACATTGAACCTAAATAAACAGGACATGAGATTCATTTTTGAAAAACCGTATCAGTACAGTCCCCAAACTGATATGATATTATCACGCCTTTCGAAATCTGCCGCAAGTTGCATGATGCTTAAATTCAATAACATAAGATGTAGTAAATGATAAGTTCACTGGTCTAAAAACGTGGCCAACACTTGACACTTGACGGATGTCTATGAAATTAGAGAGAATTTAATCCCTACCTGATTGTAACTTTCCTCCAATAAACCGCCATGAACATCCGCCCACAGAAGGAGAATCGTGGTAACCAGAATCATAGTTATGGTATAACAATGACTTGGGAGGTACGTATCATTACTCTGTGTACATATTAACCTACGTTATAATTAATGGGAACAGTGGTACGACACCGATGTCATCGCTTAACCTATATATACCTCAGTAAACTCACTTCTCACGTATTAATATATCAGAGATAAAGATGAATCgtttataaattgaaaaaacaaaCCAACATTATGATGGCGCCACAACGAACAGCTAAATATGAtacacaatttttaattttcgttTTATATACTGAACAAATATAAAGCCATGTCCTGTATGGCGTTAAGTTCaaattagaattttttttttcattttttaagttTCCCGACTTGTTTGTAACAAATATaagaatataatataattataattggcATACATACAGGACATTGCACTTAAGCAGTGGAGAAAAGACAACACCGtaaaattaatgattttcacAAAGTAGCAGATTTAGTTCCTTTTCACTTTAATGCAGAAGGTGTTTTTCAACAACTTCAATTCTCTTTCTAATATCTTAGCAAATTTgacaaataagaataaaatggaATTTCATCTCCATTATCACGATAAGGGTCACAAAACTTACATATTGGAATAACTTCCAGATTCTATACTCAAGTTATGTGCCGATAaccttatttttgtcaatacaaTACGATTTTTGTTTGTGATATACTTTGTCAAATAACCTTGAAACAACTTAACTTGTCTCACCAggtatctatataaatgacacttGAGAGAGTTTTCCGATATAAATTACGATTCTTGTCGAGCTTAAtcataaattatttgtttattattgaaGGAAAAATGGTATGCTAGTTTACCCAAACATCAACAAAACCATAATTGTAAATAGGTCTTTAACAAATTCTACCCAATCCAATACATTGTTCGATTTTGGTAAATTCAGTATAACATTATACGCAGTTTTCAAAATGCAGTTATTAgaatatacaattttgaatcagTATTTTATCATACAATACTCTCTGGTGTAGAAAAGAGGAAAACGTCTCAGTTCAATATAAACCAATTACATTGCACGTGGATAGCATGTAAGTCAATATCGTCATAATACAGATTGGAGACTGAAATATAGCAAAAGTATATCAACTAACTGTGGTCGGTTTTGCATTTTCGAAACTAGAAGTTAAACATTGAtaacataaaaagaaaatgtcACATCCAAGTTACTTATGCGGTAATATTGACACTGGCCATTCGATTTTCAGCATTTtactttaataaatatatataaaaagatacCATATCTTATTTTCAATCtaatttatatttgaataagaattctttttttttacagcGATGTTCTACGATTGGTGTGTAGCATAGAGCATCGAAGTGGAGCGGAATCATGGGGACGTATCGTAAAGCACCTATGTGGAGCTGAATCATTGGGGCGTATCGTAAAGCATCAATGTGGAGCGGAATCATGGGGGCGTATCGTAAAGCATCAATGTGGAGCGGGATCATCGGGGCGTATCGTAAAGCATCAATGTGGAGCTGAATCATCGGGGCGTATCGTAAAGCATCAATGTGGAGCGGAATCATAAGTCTAACTTTAAGTAGAGTGAcactgttttatatttttttaataaactttGTATCGAATTTTTatggtaatttatttgaatgtcTTCCTACAGCAATATCATCATGATTTCAGAAATTCGCTCAGAATTGGTTAGTTTAAAAttgattgttatatataatacatacagaTTTATAATCCTTCTTATAAACCTTTCGTTTGTTTTTTATGAATGGTTTTATTATGtcttgatttatttcaatgtattatCTTCCTACATGCTTGTTATCTATATGCTATATGCATACAGTGTAAACAATAATTGAAATTGGCTCCAGGTATACGTAAATGATATGTTCAATTTGATGCATTCTATCTTAAAgtttacaaaacaaagtaaagaTTTACTTATATAGTATCAGTTTAAGATTACTGATTGctcaatataacaaaatatcattaagaTTTCATACTGTTTCTTCTCAAACTCGTATCAAGGGAAGTAATTCGTGAACATAAGTTGTCTGAGATGTTTAACAATTTGTACGTTAATGTACATATACTAGTCATGTGAGACCGTAAACCACCAATTATAAATTTACCATTTGAGTTTTTCCCTTAGAACCACAATCATCATTCATACTTTATTTTGGTCTCTCCCAACAATATAAAAGACCAAAACTTAGTATTATACCTTCAATTCAATATCAAACACTACACACAAACATCGACTGATTAACTACTGCATTGGTTATCAAGTGTTTCTCATGAAGCAAATACCATAGTAAGTTGTATTATTCACTATTAAAACTTATATATCGGTAAAGCGCGGTTATTTTGGCGGAATACTAGTAATCAACAAAGTATTCATATGAATGCACCACCTTAACCGATTATATTTCCAAATAAAGCGCCAGATAGCATATCTAATAAAACTTTATCTATCTTATCTTTGTCAGAACTATACTTAGCACCAGTCACTCACTTAACACTACACCGGAATCAGATATGGGGTTCAAAACAATGACGTTATGTAAGTAAGTAAATTGTGGGGTAAATTTGcatttatatttactaaaataTTCGTTACAACATGGTTTGAATTACTATTAAAAATCAGGATAAAGAAAAAACTTTCATTAGAAATTTCAAAGTGTCAGTGGAGATAATTATACTCTGATGATCCCAGCATAATTCAATCACACATACATGCAAGTCTTCTCCATAACAACTATCGTTTAGGATAAATAAATCTTGTCCTATCATAACCTGAACCGAAACCAAACAGCAGCCATTTTTACAAAATGCGAATAGAAGAAGTTTGCTATAGCGCACTTTCAAAACTTTATGAACCTATGTAATCTTATGAAACAAGGAAATTAGAAATGTCTGTCTTAGTACTCgtgcaaaaataaatatttttattgtagaTTTAAGACaagagatatacatgtactaaaatgAGCTATGATGTTTGACTAAACAGAGTAACAAAAAAGTACGAAAATGAGtaaattgttgaaataaatacatgtttatctttGTTTATGTTGCAGGTTGTTTTGCCATTGTAATCGTACGTATTTTACCGGGTGGTAAGTTTCTTTTTCTATGTATTGCAATATCAATGCTGTATATTACAGAAAGACAAACTGTTTTTATCAGATTGAacatattcatgttttgtctaTTTCATGTCATATATATTGAAACAATTCAGAATCaaacacaattatataaaaagagTGGTATTTCTGAGTTTTCAATCACAACAAAAGTTTCAAAAGTTATCCTACAAAAATATTTgcaaaaacttttaaaagatatGTTTGAATCAGGCAATAcgtattttaaaagtaataacCAATACGGCTGGAAGAAGCACTATTTAATTATTCTTGCATTCTGATCTATCGCAGTTACGTCCCTTTGTTTCAAACCGTCAGTACTGACAAAAGCAACTCCGATTGATCAGATTAAAGTGACAGGAACCGCCTGTGGGCATGATGAAGTGAGTTAACTAAATCATGTACATTaagttttatatacaaatgtatttgcatattgtcGTTTTTCGTATTTACTTGACATACCCAATGTTTGGTTTTGTTAAATCATTATATAGCTTTATCAAATTGTGTGTAGTAATCAATGAAATCTTACATGAGTTTTGTAGAACTGTTTCTTGGAGGAGGTAACAACTGGTGATTTCCGAGACGTCTTCAATGCAGGATGCCGTTCAGTTGCTGTAAGTAAAGCCAAAGTTCTAGGGACCTGTGACTGCAAACTATCCCAGAGAGTAAGTGAAGTAGCTAATATTTCTACCCTAAATGTAAGCCGCAGTCTTTTATATGTAATTGAAGACAATTGTTTTATAGAATCCAgacacaaaaatcaaaattttattctCTTTAGCGGGAATACGTTTATGTTTTTCAGTAATAATGGAACAATTTTCGTCCCAGTGAAAGATACGTCTTTGTACTTGAGTAACGACCGATAGTTATGTAGTggatatgattatccttcctgCATACCTTGCATCGTACTGCAATACcattgtaaaatgtttgaagTGATAATATCACATTCTGTTCGAATTACTtatccgtctttgcatattacaaaatttCCCCCTTGCCGACATGCATCttaatgtgacgtcattacttcGTAGCACACATTGAGTCGTTTTCTCTAAACTGTATGACGTTACTCTCACAAatacatgacgtaacaatcaatacctatccacaaggaGAGGTACcactataatatgcaaatgcagacATGTTTATGGTGTCAATACAGATGACATGACATCGTGTCATATATCCATACACTGTACGGTATACCGCTAGCGGTGTTAGTATTCCGTTAATACGTCATCGTCATTCATATAGAACCCATCAATTACGggattcaaattattttttttaatttaattttttttttaattcaaaatttattatataatttatttgtatcaatatatacaccataatacgtgtaaaataaaacacaaatacaaaactattttactCGTTCTTATAACATACTGTTGCAATCTAAAGGTGCATTCGTTcgggaaaaatattatatatgatgtaaTTTACAGTTCTATACATGTTTTTGGGCTGTCTTTTAATTTTGACATGTGTTAAAAATTCAACATCAGTATACCTTTGTTTTCTGATAAAGTTTACACTTTTCTGTAATAGATATGCAATATAATGGCACAGATAAACGCAGCAGCAGGAAAACGGTCGCTAGTAATCTATGGTCAGTGTAACAGTACTCCACTAAGTCGTCCATGTAACAGTTTTCTCTGTGGACAACAAACCCGACCGTAAGTAGTCAACCTGTACTTAAAGTTCAATCAATAAAACCTTAATTGGAACGTAGTCctaatttaatttcttaaacCCAGGGAACCTGTTTTAATGCTCGTGTAAAATATAGTTCATTAATCATTATAACATGTATCATTCATATACTTATTCCATAGAGATATTAAAACGGGTCTGATTCCCTCGTTTTTTATACACGACATGTAAAATAAAgcatatttatcattatatataatgttatatgtatCTCTGAAGTATTGATGTCATTACATCAATGCTATTTCATTTATGAAGTATGAAAACCTAAATCAAAAGTGAACTTTAGCAAACAAATAATATGTCAATTATTTGTAAAAGAACTTACATGAgtatttatgtaaatgatatctattaaacgagttcaataatttaataTGACACAAGCCTTTAGGCGAGacacatatcaaattattttacgagtttgataaatttcatataacgTAGTCCCGCGTTCAgtattctatttatcatatatctaatattaatggaaataaagacaaaattttaCGCTTCATCTGTGTATAAGACAGTCTCTGATATGTAACGTTTCTCTCTACCAGTTCAGTTTTTTAACCTTTTGTCTATAGAGACAATCGTATAACGTCATACTTTAATAAAGACGTCATTATtaactgtgacatcacaattgtGTTATTACACGTTCTAGCAATAGTTATGACATGTTTGAACCACATGGTGGAATGGGTTGataatgtaattacatattttgatatggTTTCACTTATTAATCGAGCGActttttaaaagcattttttcTGCTTTTAAGTTGGAAGTCGTATTTGATATGATAAATAAGGATCATTACAGTGTACATTAATAACAGTACTATGAACCAGTTACAGCCCCACTTTTACAATGTCAGCAATGTCCACACCCGGTAGCTTCTGTCGCCAACTGTACCATGGTCACATGTGAACCCTCGCAAGTAAGATTTCACTGTCTACAACATTTCACAGCCTTGTTCTCGTTGCTGTCAATATTTCAACATGCTAAAGTTGTGTATTAGAACAAAGTGTGCCAAGctcaaaaatagaaaaataaaaaatgatatatgcATTATGACTTATCATttgtatctacaatgtatttaggAAAATATTCACACAGTAAAGAAAAATGATCAGGCATCTGTATACAATATCTGATGTGAAAAAATAAGTATTTTCTTTGCAGGTGTGCTACAGTGAATTTACATGTTTGATGACACTACCTTACGATACTTGCGCGGCTGCAGAGCACCGTCAGTAAGTTGATGATAGCAAATTAAATATTCTCAACATTTTGTCCCTCACAATTACCATTTAAGCTATGTATGTCCAATAAAACCGCCATTGGTTTGATCTAATTTTACTCTATAAAAgcataaaaatatgtttttgtttgacAATGAAATGCAAATTGCAGCTACAAATCATATCTCACAAATACGAGAAATTCAGTATTAAATCGATACTCTCAcactatacacatgtatatgtattttttatcaaattttttggcaaataaaaaaaaacaaacaaagaaaaaaaataacaaaaaaaaccatgtaTGCTGCAGACTATGTTTTGTCTTTATGTCTCATGcgtcattttacaattaataaaAGTGATACACCATTATTGTTACATTTATGCCATAATGGTACTACAACACACCAAACATAATGGTACTACAACACACCAAACAAGCCGGGACTTAGCTAGGCGTTCACAGAGAACCTTATGTTCTGAATGTTGTGACGGGGACCAGTGTATGTTGACAGACTGTTACCAGCTCCAACACAAGTAACACGATATCGATAAAACAATACCTATATTATTATCGAGTTACAAATTTATCTGGGGAACAACAGGGAATGGTAAAATAACTTCTATTTTCAAACATTCTGCTTCTTGGCCATCCTCAGTAATGGGGAAACAAAACGCCATGGTGAAGATGTGTtctgaaagaaaaacaaatcatACTTTAACATAATGTTGCAGTCTGCGTTAAAAGCGAAACAAcgaataattataataatatagttCAATGAAATTAGTATCCATAGGCCACGCGATTTACGGAGAATGCTGATGATAGTGCAAGGAATGCAAAACCAGAAGTTCTAGAATAATTAGCTTTTTATTACACCTCCATACACATTGATCAAAAACTGCTTGCATAAAAACTATTATGGCAACAGAACCAAATGACGAAGAAGCAACGAACATAGCCGTGATTGTATCGCGTATGAACTTGTATCGACGAGCATATCTTAAGTTCATGTTCGAAATGTGTCACAAAAGCGCAACACTGTCGCTAGAACAATCTCGAGCATATCGAATCactaagatatatatatatatatgtattttaactcTTTGCCGATGATACTTcactttatgaaataataactgATAACCATGTAGAAATTGCAGATAATCTAACCAATGATCTAAGTAATATCAATAATTGGGCAAAGAAGTGGGACATTAATTTTAATCCTTCAAAAACAGAACTGTACTTTTCTCAAGAAAAAGACATATATTTAATcctgatattttatttgcagATGGTATTGTAAACTCAGTTctattttacaaacatttggGGGTAACTTTCAGTAGTGATGGTAAATGGTCCaaacatattaataatattttatactcAGGCCTCTAAAAgactaaatattttaagattacTAAAACAAAATGTAGATAAAAAGAGCCTTTAAAAATTTATACATCCTTTATAAGACCTGTTTTAGAATATGGTGATGTCATTTGggataattgtacaaaacaagAAAAAGACTTATTAGAATCTGTACAGATAGACGCAATAAGAAGCCTGAGAAGAGGAACATTGCATAATAAACTTTATGCTGAAGTTGGACTTGATTCACTTGCATTCGGACGAAAACTCCataaatcaatattgatgtttaaaattgtaaataatgaatcCCCTAGATTTCTTACTAATTTGATTGAATCAttctttaatgataataataatactgcTTACACATTAAGGAATAACCACCTGTTTAATTCCCCCTCTGTAGAACTGAATTGTACTTCATCAGCTTTATTCCCTCAATGCTAAGAGAATTTaatcaaacagatatagaactCATATTTAACAATTCATGAGAACAATTTaaaaaaggtatcaaaataaatgattatattcCTACTACAGAAATTTCTAATATCTTTAAATATCATGGCGACcgtaaatacaatattattctGTACCAGCTAAGAAACCAAGCAAGTGATTTAAACTCTGATCTTTATCACGATCATTTAAGAGAATCTCCAGCCTGTTCCTGTTTTTATACCAATGAAAATTCATATCACTTTTTCTTTGACTGTAGACACTTCTGTGAACAGAGAGAAGTTCTTATACAGGGAATACAGAACTTAGGTTTACCAGATAATCATATTCAATTAAACATTGAAACACTATCATATGGAtgtaaattttgcaataatgatattaacaaagatattttacaatgcGTGATAGAATATATCCGCAATACTAAAAGTTTTGATTTcagataaacatatattttacatacatgtattatagcCCTCTGCATATATAAGCAAATAACAAGTAACAAGTACCCATATCTAATTACTTGATAGTCAAAATACTTCTTAGCAGTGCAATTAAACTcttgtatatgttaatatttatttctaattaacTCTAAACTATCCAATTTTTTTCCATATTCAACTGAAGACAAAATCCTCATTTTTTGTCAGAGTCTCATACATATTCCAAGGGGATGGGTCATTGTGCGTAAGCACCGGGactttttggcctaatatctcatggtgtgtatgtatgttagtcTGTCAATAAacgagtatgatttttatcccTATCCAAAAACTACAATATTTAGGAATATGAAATCCAAAAAATTAAACTTgttctgaaacattttctattaaaaataaaattggagttatccccctttaattagtaattattaatattattatcactatactgtaactaattcaatttatttgtatatataaatatatgtattaatgaattgcagaatgaattcatgtttatactttgaaatatgatttgGAGAGGACTTAAATCGGCGTAGCCTGATGTCCAAtcctattgatgtacataatgtcgataaaatattgttgaaaaatTGAAGATTATCCACCGGCGACACAGCATAAACAATtgttatcatttgaacaagcaCTTATGtttaattgtatacatgtatatctaattaattaaaaaatacatataaaatgatatgttttgtatttgttgtCTGTACAATCAGTACAatgtacctcattccatataggatatagtgtcatgtttttttcgggattcaattagttattttttaaactttattcGGAATTAAAAAGAAAGCTAAAACTGTTCAACGATGGAAACACTGCAAACTAAGTAGCTCATGTTACTAAATAAAATACTATTTCGTAtactcctgtttttaatagataaGAACAACCATCCGTCAGCGGTGCAGAACCTTTGATTTCTATGGCCTAGTATatggttacaacaccaaacaaatgcgaGTTTTCCTGTGTAACATACGTTTacatttgatgtattttttattaattgtttaggaggtgatggtaaatgtagtattaacgttaagttgAAAACTTTTGTGACTTAAACTTATCAAACTTGTTTTACATTctttacattattttcataaatccAAATCCGTTtaggaaaggtagtgggtctttaggTACGGCACTTTAcgttatatatatttccatatacgtgtttagtttaaacatattttattgtgtcaaaTATGTACAATAGGATAGGGCACAAGTTTTTCCAACTTATATTAAGCCCTTTCCATACAATATTaggaaacacaaacaaaattatacaagatgacattaacaataaaatagtattttttgtgGAAGTGTGGATAAGGGAAAGATTAAGATAGGATGGAAGAAGGTGCAGGTATATGAAAAGAATGTGACAGAGGCCttcatttatattatcataaattatagttaaaatgtcaacaaaactgtaaaaacctgttttggaaagatgttttcaAAAGTTAGTGTAAACTTACTTTAAAgtctgaaaatattaaaaagaaaaatgataatgttcTTAAAGTTCCTATTTGgtataataaatcaataaaaattaacaataaaagtttttttttataaagaatggTTTCAGAAGGGTGTTGAGGTCCTGaatgatatgataaaaataGTGAAAATGTTGAGTTTTACAGTCTATATGAgtttaatcagaaatttaatatgcATACAGATTTTCTTACATATCAAGGTTGTAATCAATGCCATTAAAAACACTTTCTCATCAGAGGAAATTTCCAATAGGATTTTAAATTACCATTCATTCCAAAAAACTTAGAAATATTTGTTAAGCATAAAAAATGAGCAAGTGATTTTTGTAAGGCACTTTGCCAGAACACTACTGTTGCTACAGGAAGAAAAAAATGGGATGATATTTTTGGTTTTGACAATCAAAAATGgagacaaaaatacattattctTTTTATCAGTAACAGAGGCACAAAATTGTAGTGGCTTCAGTTTAGAATTAATCAGTATATTTTAACCACAAATTCATATCTGTTTAAAATAGGCCTTGTAGACACTCCTTACTGTCATCAGTGTAAAACTGAAATTGAGACTATAGTTCATACATTATGGGACTGTGAAAATGTTCAGTTATTCCtatcaaattttgaatccaTATTGGAGATGCTTTTAATTCCATTTACGTTTAATAAGgaatctttcatttttggactctCTAACTATAAAAATTTATACAGATTATGTTGTCATTTTAGTACTAAagcaatatatttatagtgCTAGATGTCTCCAAATTGGTTTATCAATGAATGCgtttaaaaatcttttgaagGATATGTACAggactgaaaaaaatacattgcaACCACCAAGGGTGAAACACATattatgaaatttgtcaatGAGTGGAGAAAATGGGAAAGTTTTTTAGAATAATGtcactttttaaactttttctcttAATATACTTTAATTGCTTTTTTGCATGATCTTGGTGTGGTATCTAATCTTTTTACATATGATTTCATCAATCTCATTGAGAATAATGAGCCTTGTCAGTCCATTGCCCCTTCTTCTTTCTCTCAGTTCTTTCTACTATTCTTCTTTTTTACTTAATATCTTCTTTTGCTTTTCTAAAAGGGTGCAACTTGCAAATTTCTGTCATTAATCGTTCAATTAAAACTCAAGAAAATTACTATCATATTGTATAGGGAATACctggtactgtaaaccactttgtCTACACGGcaactagtttttttttttctcagatttgatataattcagtcgagtattatatatatgtgaaaacatataataactaattaatatatatatatatataatgcatatatacatatctacagAGAGAATAAACTTTGTTTTTTCAATTAACACCTTGAGAGTGCATTATATCTAGCAGCCCTTGtaaataacttggtttacagtattagagaagtttaaagtttataaatgaatattacgatttaaataattaatattgaatatcatatgtagATGCTTTTTGTACCTATGTAAAAtctcttcaaaaataaaaaataaaaataaaaattatagtTAAGCCATTTTCactaaaaaaagaaagaagcaTTGTTTAAGACTGCGTGAATGATCTTTCTCGCCCCAGATGGCACAAGTACACAATCCACTACGCACAACTTTCGGCTTATCAATGTTCATCATATCTCCATCCATGGTTTTCCTTCACTTTGTTCATTCCTTTCCTTCTTATATTTCCGTTTCGCAAGAGTCATATGAGTCGAGAAAGATAAAAGACGCAGTATTTGATAAAGTTAAAGTAGGtaaacagtttatatatatgaattatttcaaatacacaatatatcaaatgtatcaAGTACTGAAGAGAGATGTGTTGGAAAAAATTAGGAAAGCTTGCACAATTGTTTTTGTATCGTTAATATATTTCTGAGTGTgcagaaatattttttcattgtcaGCTTTATATAATTCTTGACTGCCATGTAAAATTAGCTGAGGGTCCAGTGGGATGAAGTCATTTTACTCACGGTACCACTTTATTTTCTTAATATCTACATACTTATTGCAAAAAAGTGAAAAGCATTTTCAATAGAATGTCCACAATGGCAAAGTTGGAAATTAGCATGAAATAAGTCATCGTTTAGAGTACTTGAATTAGTTCTTAATCTAGCATGTAAAATATTGGTTTTCCTGTCTCCAAACAAATAATACGAGGGACTATTTATGTCATTTAACTTACTAAAAGCTGGGGCTGTCATACTCTGTCTTATAACTGGGTCTAAATTGTCGGATAGTAGAGGGGAAAAAAGGATCTATTAGTAAGTTGAAGCCTGAAGTAAGGTAAGGAGTAATTGCTAGCATTACGGAGGTAGTTAATTAATGCTGAAAGATAATTTGGCGGCGTGAGGTTAgcttgaattttgaaaaaaacagcTGTagttttctcttctttcttctATTTGCTAATGGTTCGAGTCTACTTTCTGAGTATAATGATTCCCTACTTGCATACGATGGTAAACCAGTTATTATACGAATAGACTCTAACTGTAGTTTTTCTAAATTGTCTGCGTCACCGAGAGTACATCCGTCCCAAGCTACACAACAGTATTCTAGTAATGGAAGAATATATGCTCTGTAAATTTTGTCTAAAGTTCGTCTGTTTAACAAATACTTAAGTTTTTCGTAGAACACTTATCTGTTTTGacacatattacaaatattttcgaTAGTGTTTACtccatttacaattttttgcTTATTACCACTCCCCAGGTGCTTATGATTTTCTacaaagtctacatttacattattaaacttaaatttttATTGCATGTTCAAGTTCAGAGTTGGAAATAAGTAATGCCTCTGTTTTAGAAGGATTAAAATTTACTA
This genomic window from Argopecten irradians isolate NY chromosome 4, Ai_NY, whole genome shotgun sequence contains:
- the LOC138320779 gene encoding uncharacterized protein isoform X2; the protein is MGFKTMTLCCFAIVIVRILPGVTSLCFKPSVLTKATPIDQIKVTGTACGHDENCFLEEVTTGDFRDVFNAGCRSVAICNIMAQINAAAGKRSLVIYGQCNSTPLSRPCNSFLCGQQTRPCATVNLHV
- the LOC138320779 gene encoding uncharacterized protein isoform X1, with the protein product MGFKTMTLFTSLCFKPSVLTKATPIDQIKVTGTACGHDENCFLEEVTTGDFRDVFNAGCRSVAICNIMAQINAAAGKRSLVIYGQCNSTPLSRPCNSFLCGQQTRPYSPTFTMSAMSTPGSFCRQLYHGHM